A window from Pirellulales bacterium encodes these proteins:
- a CDS encoding DUF1501 domain-containing protein, translating into MNPQQEFGQAITRRYFFERGSHALGWAALASVAGKRIVANEATSTPPTIAAPNSLAHFPGKAKHVIYLHMVGGPPQQDMYDYKPQMAEFYDKDLPESVRMGQRLTTMTSGQSRFPVAPSKYKFAQHGECGMWTCELLPHTSKMVDDLCFVRSMYTEAINHEPAISYIQTGNQITGKPCLGSWTSYGLGSMNLDLPTFVVLVAKPSNTEQVQAISGRLWSSGFLPGEHAGVTFRAAGDPILFISNPDGVSSAVRRKTLDGLKALNELTYQQIGDPETRTRIEQYELAYRMQTSVPELTDLSQETETTYKLYGEEAKKPGSFANTALMARRLVERGVRFVQVYHNNWDTHSNVAGRLPDQCRDVDQACYGLVQDLKQRGLLDETLIVWGGEFGRTVYSQGGLSHENYGRDHHPRCFTIWMAGGGIKGGTIYGETDDFSYNIVKDGVHIRDFHATLLHLLGFEHERFTFPFQGLDQKLTGVEPARVVKELLA; encoded by the coding sequence ATGAATCCACAGCAAGAATTTGGACAGGCGATCACCCGACGATACTTCTTTGAGCGTGGGTCGCACGCGCTGGGCTGGGCGGCGCTGGCCAGTGTGGCGGGCAAACGGATCGTTGCCAACGAAGCCACCTCCACGCCGCCGACGATCGCGGCGCCAAACTCGCTGGCGCATTTTCCTGGCAAGGCGAAGCATGTCATTTACCTGCATATGGTGGGGGGACCGCCGCAGCAGGATATGTATGACTACAAACCGCAGATGGCGGAGTTTTACGACAAGGACCTGCCCGAGTCGGTGCGGATGGGACAACGACTGACGACAATGACCAGCGGGCAATCGCGGTTTCCGGTGGCGCCGAGCAAGTACAAGTTCGCGCAGCACGGCGAGTGCGGGATGTGGACCTGCGAGCTGTTGCCGCACACCTCGAAGATGGTCGACGACCTCTGCTTTGTGCGCAGCATGTACACCGAGGCGATCAATCACGAGCCGGCGATCAGCTACATTCAGACCGGCAACCAGATCACGGGCAAGCCGTGCCTGGGATCTTGGACGTCGTACGGCCTGGGATCGATGAACCTGGACCTGCCGACCTTCGTGGTGCTGGTGGCCAAGCCATCCAACACCGAACAGGTGCAGGCGATCTCGGGGCGCTTGTGGTCGAGCGGTTTCTTGCCGGGCGAACATGCCGGCGTCACCTTTCGCGCGGCGGGCGATCCGATCTTGTTCATCAGCAATCCCGACGGCGTGTCGTCGGCGGTGCGTCGCAAGACGCTCGACGGGCTCAAGGCGCTCAACGAGTTGACCTATCAACAGATCGGCGACCCGGAGACGCGCACGCGCATCGAGCAGTACGAACTGGCCTATCGCATGCAGACCAGCGTGCCGGAGCTGACCGACTTGTCGCAAGAGACCGAAACGACCTACAAGCTGTATGGCGAAGAGGCGAAGAAGCCGGGCAGCTTTGCCAACACGGCACTGATGGCGCGGCGATTGGTGGAGCGCGGAGTGCGGTTTGTGCAGGTGTATCACAACAACTGGGACACGCACTCGAACGTGGCGGGGCGCCTGCCCGACCAGTGTCGCGATGTCGATCAGGCATGCTACGGCCTGGTGCAAGACTTGAAGCAGCGGGGGCTGCTCGACGAAACGCTGATCGTGTGGGGAGGCGAGTTCGGGCGCACGGTGTACTCGCAAGGGGGCTTGAGCCACGAGAACTACGGCCGCGATCATCACCCGCGCTGTTTCACCATCTGGATGGCGGGGGGAGGCATCAAGGGGGGGACGATCTACGGCGAGACCGACGACTTCTCTTACAACATCGTGAAAGACGGCGTGCATATCCGCGACTTCCACGCCACGCTCTTGCACCTGTTGGGCTTTGAGCATGAGCGATTCACATTCCCGTTCCAGGGACTCGACCAGAAGTTGACGGGGGTGGAGCCGGCGCGGGTGGTGAAAGAGTTGTTGGCGTAG